The following coding sequences lie in one Sesamum indicum cultivar Zhongzhi No. 13 linkage group LG9, S_indicum_v1.0, whole genome shotgun sequence genomic window:
- the LOC105170616 gene encoding probable E3 ubiquitin-protein ligase RHC1A, with the protein MEEGDASRYWCHMCSQTVNPIIEIDTIKCPICQSGFVEEMASAATPGNDSSLGFELGGSDSDRALSLWAPILLGMMGNPRRRRRIRRMEFEEEENEDDNENNHRHLDGETELDRELESIMRRRRRSSATILQLLQGIRAGILSESANSETDQRIRDRDNDRDRERVILINPFNQTIIVQGSYDPTSDSQNRAPIGSLGDYFIGPGLDLLLQHLSENDPNRYGTPPAQKEAVEALPTVKVEETLQCSVCLDDCEIGTEVKEMPCKHKFHSSCILPWLELHSSCPICRYQIPCDELKLDAEGTRNNNTNSSQEISIDNNNAGNGGDDRNENGRQFSVSLPWPFSSLFSSSPSRASRGNSSTTSISGSSANAPPSTSREDEN; encoded by the coding sequence ATGGAAGAAGGAGACGCATCACGGTATTGGTGTCATATGTGTTCGCAGACGGTGAATCCAATTATCGAGATCGATACAATAAAATGCCCCATATGCCAAAGTGGCTTCGTGGAAGAAATGGCATCTGCAGCCACTCCAGGAAACGATAGCTCTCTTGGATTTGAACTTGGAGGTTCTGATTCTGATCGTGCCCTCTCCCTGTGGGCCCCAATCTTGCTAGGTATGATGGGAAACCCGCGCCGTCGCCGGCGGATTAGGCGCATGGAGTTTGAGGAGGAAGAGAACGAGGATGACAATGAGAACAATCACCGCCACCTTGATGGGGAGACGGAGCTTGACCGTGAGCTGGAGTCAATaatgaggaggaggaggaggagctCAGCTACAATTCTCCAGCTCCTCCAGGGCATCCGAGCTGGAATACTATCAGAGTCAGCAAACTCGGAGACTGATCAACGGATCAGGGATAGAGATAATGATAGGGACAGGGAGCGTGTGATTTTGATTAATCCCTTTAATCAGACAATCATTGTTCAGGGTTCCTATGATCCCACTAGTGATTCCCAAAACCGTGCTCCAATTGGCTCACTAGGTGATTATTTCATTGGTCCTGGTTTAGACTTGTTGCTGCAGCATTTGTCGGAGAATGATCCAAACAGGTATGGAACACCACCAGCCCAGAAAGAGGCAGTCGAGGCATTACCCACTGTGAAAGTTGAGGAGACACTGCAATGTTCGGTTTGTTTGGATGACTGTGAAATTGGCACTGAAGTCAAGGAGATGCCTTGTAAACATAAGTTCCACAGCTCATGCATTTTGCCATGGCTAGAACTTCATAGCTCTTGTCCCATATGCAGGTATCAGATACCTTGTGATGAGTTGAAGCTCGATGCAGAGGGGACAAGAAACAATAATACTAACAGCAGTCAAGAAATTAGTATTGATAACAACAATGCTGGTAATGGTGGGGATGACAGAAACGAAAATGGGAGACAGTTTTCGGTGTCCCTTCCATGGCCTTTCAGCAGTTTGTTTTCATCCTCCCCTTCCCGAGCTAGTCGTGGAAATTCATCCACAACATCTATATCAGGGTCATCAGCAAATGCACCCCCGAGTACTTCACGTGAGGATGAGAACTGA